The Apis cerana isolate GH-2021 linkage group LG12, AcerK_1.0, whole genome shotgun sequence sequence agactGAAAAAATAAGTGATACAGTATGCACAAATGAAGAAACTACAAAATCAGTACAAATAGAAAGATATCAAGATTTATTAGAACATTATGccagattagaaaaaaaatgtgtggACAGGAAAGAtatgaaatacatattatacctTAATGAACTTGAGGCTCGACGACAAGAATGTCATGAACTTTGTCTTCAGATAGAAGAAGCATTAGAAGATTTCACtatgttatataaacaatattcagAAGTATCTGATAAAACAATATCTCTTTATGATGCTAGTGAACAGCTTGATTCTGAtcaacgaaaattaaattctatcataGAAAACATTACagaatatgtgaaatattttaaagatattgataTGATGATGGAAAAATTAGAAGCACCTACATTATCGGTGAACAgtgaaatgttttttaatatattagataaaattgatactaatatagattttgttcaaaataatctttcatttaaaGAAAGCAATACTTacttaatcaaatataagCATTGTCAATCTAAGGCAATATCAAtgatgcaaaattatatttttaatctatttagcAAAACAACGGaaagcattttaaatttaaaagataatgatGATTCCCAAGATAATGCAGATGCAGCTTTAGCCCTTTTTTATGGAAGATTTCAAACTATATTGCCAAAAGCTAAGCCAGTTATAGAACAAATTGAAgcaaaatcttataaaaggCAAGAATATGACAGTTTATTATCAGAGTGCCACCAATGTTATTGGAGTCAAAGAGGATTAGTATTAGGTAGTAGTgttcaaaaatctttaatatctgTAAAGGAGAAATATAATGGTGATCATTGTAGTTTGGTAAGAAATTCATgtgcattattattacatgCATCAAtggatgaatataaattattttatgaatttttttctaaaacaagTAATGGATTAACAGCATATCTTGAAAGCTTATGCACTTCTTTGTATGATACATTGAGACCATTCATAATTCACATTAATCATTTAGAAACATTGGCTGAAATTTGTTGCATTTTAAGAATTGAAATGTTGGATGAACatgttcaaaataattttgaacctTTAGAAggatttggaaatatttgtttgcaGTTATTACATGATGTACAAGAGAGACTTGTGTTTCGTGCACATCTATACTTGCAATCTGATGTTTTGAATTATAACCCATCACCAGGTGATTTAGCTTATCCAGAAAAGTTAAAGATGATGGAAGATATAGCAGAATCAATAAGAGAAGAATCTAGACAaacaaagatgaaaaagatatctatttcatctaatgatgataatattttagaaccAATATCCAGAAATCATATAGAAATGGATTCTATTTATCAGAAAACACATATAAGTAATTCACCTGCAGATCTTCATGGAATGTGGTATCCTACTGTTCGTAGAACATTAGTATGTTTATCAAGATTATATAGATGTGTGGACAGATCAGTTTTTCAATCCTTGAGTCAGGAAGCAATATCTCTTTGTGTTCAAAGTATAGAAAATGCAAagcaagaaattgaaaaaagggCATCATCTTTAGATGCagaactttttcaaataaaacatttgCTCATTTTACGTGAACAAATTGCACCTTTTCAAGTAGACTTtacaataaaagaatatagtttggatttttcaaaagttaaaaCAGCAGCATTTggtttattagaaaaaagttCAAGACTTTTTACATTGTCAAATAAtgcattattagaatttttattggaagGAGCACCTCAAATGAAGGAACAATTAATAGATTCAAGAAAACATgtagataataaattgaaatatgctTGCCAACGTCTTATACAACAtgctacatttttattaatacacccaattttaaaactattagaCAAGGAAAAGTTACATGCTAATAATCCAGATGCATCTCAAGAACATGCTCTTGGAAATCCTCAAGATGTTGCAGCAGCAATATGTGAAGCATTGAgaataattaagtttaaatgTCCTGAAATTCAACaattaatgcaattatatCTCTCTAATAAGGAgacagaatttattttatttaggccagtaaaaaataatgtttgtgCTGCATTTactcaattatatcaaatattgagtaaatattataattcagagGAACTTCTTTTAATTGCATGTCCATTACCAGAACAAATTTCTGTTATATTGAGCTCATCCAGTCTTATTCATGGAAAAAGCAcacaaaataatgtaaaaaaaacgtagcaaaaataaattagtcaGCTTTTGTAattgcatattataaatacattgcaTATTAACATCATTTGCAATCtataatcgaattattattttttcttttatgtttttctttttaaaaaattaatattaatatataataaatattttatatttttaaataaattatgtaaaatgtgtataaataattcaataattgcatataaaataacttagaTATTCAAATTACGAAAGCTATTGCAATTTATAACGTCCtgtattaaagataatatattttaattctttgtaaTGTACTTTAAGAAcgcgtaatttttatattacgaaaatgtatatatttaaaatattaaattaagttaatatcacaaaatttgTATATCATCCCTTAATAGGGATTTATggtcttaaataaatttttatagacaTTGTCATGagtttcaaacaaaaaaaaaaaaattatatatttttgtagtaAACAGTAATATACTATGTCATATTGCGATAATACtaggaatttaatttaacttctGCAATTGTACACGTTGAAaacattaattgaaaataataattaattactaatacattattaattaatgatatgcattatatattgttattttgatcttataaaaatatactattcttctattcttttttttttatataaaataataatataatataataatataatttataaatttttttattatatttaattacattaatttccatattcaaagaaaataatttaatatataaaattacttaataattaaattaatttttctgttaatttaTACAAGTTTGACTAcaggatttaaaatattagggGCTGGACTATATTCTTCTTGAGATTTACTCTCATAAGATTCTAAAGGAAAATgtcgattaaattcttcagTAATATTCGTTATTGGTGGATGCAAATAATCTTCTACAGAAACATATTTCGGTCCGCCAAATGTATCCAATACTACGATTgaaattatcttcaattttgcgaaataaaaatgatgatcTGTAATATTGAaggcaaatatttaaaattatattttaaccaacattattttttaaaaaaattcttacctTCAGGCATATTAACCAATCCTGGATGACgtgtaaaaaatacttttttagcGAAATTTAGTTCCATACTTTCATTCTTCaactacaaaaaaatataataattatttgtattattattttacattatattaattgtattactataaattgaaaaaataaaatatactaacCGATTTGATTTTGCCAGTTAAAAGAATTCTGGCGCAACGAGGATCCATGGGATCCCATTGTTTAGACTTACAATATTCCCCTTGAGCTAATGTCATTAGAAGTGAAGCCCGATTGTCTTTctgtaattatagaaattaaaattatttttaattattgttttttaagtataaatttttaattataatttagtgttgataagaataaaaaaaataatcaagattttaatcaacaaaaaaaaatcaatatattgttTACTATCTTATCAATTGATGATATCGAAAGTCACATTACCACGaaaatacgtaaaaaaaaatagattttgttaTGGTACAATGCTTACTGCAAGATCTTGAGTTGTGAAATCTAAAGGAGTAAGATAAAGATATGGTATTCCTGATCCATTTCCTAAAAGTCCATCAGTATAAGAAACTAAAGTTACGGCTGGAAACGATTTGATATCTTGTCTCGTGCTTATTGTTGCCACGGATACCCAgtctatatacataaaaatattaacaaattaataaatcggttaatgttatatgatatataataatcaacatatgtaatttgaaatgaaaatattcataaaaaattcgtacaaaaattatttatatatatacattagtcTCggcattatttcatttttttactattaatttcattattcattcttttttctataataataataaataatttttctataaactattgaatttcgaagaattatatttctgttATATCATaacataatagaaataattaataataataataataataataataataaataattatataattaattatttatattatacgaatcggtatttaatatttgatataattaaaaaacaatttactaaatttagataaaaatgatatgtatttatttaaaactgtgaaaatttgataagttgccaaaattaattatatgcgtaattataaattcaattctaatattaacCTCTAtgtaatattagtattatagtATAGATAAGCACATACGTatcatacatgtatatattttttattcgcttCGTGATTTCCGCGaatgattcatattttaaatatacatgtatatatacaaatattaataatttctttgtgtttattatttaattataataatttcttttgaaaaataagatgtttgtgttaagtttaaaataagcaaaaattatagtgtcatttattacattatgacATAGTTGATATACATACCCAAactcataaataaattctctttcaaaatgtattttcttaCCAGCTTGATTAACAATGTATCTTGCCATTAAAGCTGCTTGATTAATAGGTGGTGGATTATTAACAGAAAATTGTTGATCTTTTTTTGACGATTTATACATATCATGATTTTCATGATATCGtttttcgtatttaatttCTCGTTGATCATTTTCACGTATTTCCTTtgcttttttccatttcatatACTCTTCAAACTCTTGCCATTGTTCTTCTTctgaaaattgcaaatatttcttcgCTTCGATCGTCAAAATCAAGAAAGCAAGAAAGATCGTGAATCGCAAAATCATGGTTTGTGTCCACAGTTGCTCACTCCGACGGTAAACGTTTACTAAAACGCGAGAATCTACTCTCGCGTATTTTGCTAAATTATGTTACATTTGCAGTCttcttttgaatttatcaCTTATATAGGCGCGTATCTGCCAAAAGTATGACGACAAATATGAGCTCCAATGACTGTTCACTAGCTCAAGgtcaatatattgaatatcaaatttatatatcatgctACATGAGCAAAATTGCTTTGTGGataaacctaacctaatatttataaaacatcaaGCATTTTATTATGCTTTCATTGCGGTTAATCGAAGGTATTGtccaaaattattgatatatatattgtattgtgTTAAACAATCATGaaaattatcttgaaatttacattaaaacgaaattgtaaattcaaacaatatttttatgttcaaaattttttataattttgaacattttgcAAAAGTTAATCAATTGAttacaataatagaaatagtaTCTCATCTTATATTAGATGAGTGCATTTAGAGAATTATTGGTAATAAATAGCAAATAAGAAAAGCAATTTTACAGCAAAGAggttattactttatatagtaattttatatagtaaaattgaataataatgcataatttattcaaatttatttcatttaatattattacttagtatattaaatgaattataaaatatttacttaaacaaaaaaacagaaatcttattaaaattattaaaatttgaatgaaaatttgtaatttttgcaaaaattttcacaaatgaaatatatatttatttttaaattacattatgaacttctaaataaaaggaataatataaatacctgtagatatttatattcagtttaatttcaatttaatatttgcttgAACAATAAAATACAACAAGCAAATTTACTATCAGtcttataattgttatatttgcttttatttctttatatatttctaaagaataatttgataagGCATATTTTGTATGCACtgcatttgtatattttgaacTTTGTCAATTATCataagtacttttttttttttttttttacagaatatcTTTGCTCACAAtccaattttttgtatttatatattgaacatCATTATTTGGCAAAAGctgatatctatttaattttaaatatttcctattatttaaattttttgatataattccaagcattaattcaaattatttaaataaattttaattatatagggtgaaatgaaatttatgaatagtacaataataatagtaaaataatataacttgtatatatttaaaacctAAGTTGTGAacagaaatataaacaaaaaatgattttaagaaatattttttgcctTGAATGTTTACAATATATTgtgtattgttaatttttaaattgaatgaaaaatgtaaaatgacaaaatcattcaaattttgtGGAGCATCAAAGCGCAGTaccttaaatttattaattataattggtcacacttcctttcttcttttttagagAATACTGTTCAGTTATAcataacgaaaagaaaatttgattatttataattttattctataattttaatgaatcccAAGGGTGAAAACTGCACTAAATCACaaagttttgtttttatcaagATGGAGACgttatgcatatattttaatgcttAAGTCACTGCCTTACAATATTCCttcaacgaaaataaattccgtagaaatatttcaaaaaattacgaatagaaatattcaacAGGTGGATCTTACAGcacataaaattgtatttacacGTGTACTCgtcaaaaacaatttatcaatttacaaCAAAACATAATTTCTCTGAAAGAATTCGCTACCTCTAACAACATTTATccatactttataatttttatataaaaataaacgttcGTTGCAcactaatacaatttttttcctttcagaaaaaaattaagcgttttttaaatttatatcattagtttgaattattttttatataattttttatataattggtaAGGCAGTGATTTATCGTTATCGGACAAATTGATATGTATTAACACGTTGAGAAGAATGCTAATGCTAAGAttcgaatgataaaaatttaataatccaatTCTTGGTggcaacgataaaaataacagatgatagataaaagataagcgatcaaataaattaacaatgctaaaatataattaacaatgcTTTTGTACATTAATAGAGATAGCGATTTCTTTCATAAGTAATatacactctctctctttctctctctctgtttctctttcactctctttttctttcattcttcctTTCTCGCTTTCTTTCGTACGCTAAACAACGCCTCTTTCGTTTACATTATAAGCAAAAAGGTAaacattattcttttctatccTTCTTAAATTAACGCTAAAAAACGTGTAACGATTGCACTGTCGACTTCACTAAAGTCATTGTATTTACGCAACAAAATGTtacaagtataaaaaatttacgacaAGTACGGCTTCTCGAGTAAATTTATCGCTAACAATCACGCCGGCGTTCATTTTACAGCAATAATGCTGATAAAccttcattttttcatatctttgttatttctcttttcatgCACTGTTCTTACATGGGACAACTAATCGTATAATTTGATTGGTCACCGCGTTTCGAGATTCACCGTTTTGCCCCTTGAGCGTCGCATCGAACATATTCTTATCCTCTATCTCAtattttcccttcccttctttgtttctttttttttcccttttcattttcttttagaaaCTACTACCTTCCATTTACCTTACGCGAATACTTCCGAAAAATGTCaacatacataataatttatttctgttatattacaataagtCGTTCTACAATAGTCGAGAATAGAGAGCAGCGATTTTTACAGTTCAATTGGCACATCGGATGCGCGTGCACGATCGACTAGGATCGCGAGAAAAAGATATAGGAGAAAAATgaagcgaaataaaaaaaaaccatcTTGGAGGAAGACAGAAACGATGAACttgtaacaaaaatgaaacgtaAATAAGCGAAACAGGGATAAACGGAAAGGAAGGATAAATGAACGAATATACGTGAAAGGAGAGAGGGGAAACGAGAGGAAAATCGGTGTACAGAGATGCCGAGGTGAATATGATATCACTGATATGCATGTGGGGACTTTGGGCTCAGAATTTTCAGTTACTTAAGTACACGTCTCTCGCGTGCTGGCGCACGCCACTAGGACGTCGAACTATACCAACCGTTTGTCGTCGATTTGTTCGTCGGATGGTAAATGTGGAAACCAGCTCCAGCGGCCGGATGATGGTAAAATTGCGCTTGCTCGCTCAAACCAGCCGAGGCGTACGCCGCGGCAGCGTCCAACGCGCTAGGATGAACGGCAGCCGAATATACTTGAGGCTTCAAAGGCAACGGCTGCGCTGGCTCGTATTGATGGCGTAACACGGGGTCAGTGTAGGCCGATGAACCCTCGTAGCTGCTTATCACGTTCACCGGATGgagttgttgttgctgctgttgttgctgctTGTCCCTCGGTGAAACGGATGACGGTGGAGTCATCGCCGAATGATAATCAACCGTATAACCGCTGGCCGTAGAATAAGAGGAAACCAAGCTGGTAAACGCGTCGGCACAACTAGTTCCACTTGAACTTTTTTGATTGTGCGTTGCTAACACGAATTGATGTTCACCGTAGGTACTGGATCCTTCGGAGCCAGGTGGAGTAGGCAAAGGACCACTAGGTGTCGTGTCCCCGGCGTAGTAAGTGCCACCGGAAGAAGAGGTTCTTGTAGTACCACTGGACGTGATTCCATGAACATTAGCTCGTATCACGCTCTCCCTGTTGGCATATAATTGTCGTAGAAGAGCGGATGCCGGTAGTGGCGCGGTGCTCGACTGTTGTGGACTTAGATGTCCGAGATGGTGATGCGCTCCGATCCATTGTATCGTACTCCTCTGTTGTTGTTGCTTCAGCAAAGCGTCCGTACTGAAATCGGTAGGTTGATGGAGAGTCGGTGAATGGGACTTATTGAGATTCTGAACCGGCAAATGCTTGGACATCGCCTGTTCTAGATCTTTCACGGAGGTGCCGGTACTGTCGGCGTTGCTCGTTCTATCTTCCACACGTCTTGATTTCGGACTGGCCGAGCACAGTATTTGCTCACCTCCTGAAATGGAATGGTTTGATGGAGCTGGACTTAGAGCGTGGCTTCTCTCGTTATTCGTGACTTTCACCGTTGAGTCGTCCTCCTCGTCCTCTTCCTCGTTCGAGCTGCTATCATCCTCGTGCAACTTCCGCTTGTGTCCGCGCAATTTCACTACTA is a genomic window containing:
- the LOC107998933 gene encoding protein CREG1 yields the protein MILRFTIFLAFLILTIEAKKYLQFSEEEQWQEFEEYMKWKKAKEIRENDQREIKYEKRYHENHDMYKSSKKDQQFSVNNPPPINQAALMARYIVNQADWVSVATISTRQDIKSFPAVTLVSYTDGLLGNGSGIPYLYLTPLDFTTQDLAKDNRASLLMTLAQGEYCKSKQWDPMDPRCARILLTGKIKSLKNESMELNFAKKVFFTRHPGLVNMPEDHHFYFAKLKIISIVVLDTFGGPKYVSVEDYLHPPITNITEEFNRHFPLESYESKSQEEYSPAPNILNPVVKLV
- the LOC107998993 gene encoding conserved oligomeric Golgi complex subunit 3, with translation MSKMKNIPNNLTKWDLSEDSLAPLTDHQKECLLNLEEELFPDNKIKTEKISDTVCTNEETTKSVQIERYQDLLEHYARLEKKCVDRKDMKYILYLNELEARRQECHELCLQIEEALEDFTMLYKQYSEVSDKTISLYDASEQLDSDQRKLNSIIENITEYVKYFKDIDMMMEKLEAPTLSVNSEMFFNILDKIDTNIDFVQNNLSFKESNTYLIKYKHCQSKAISMMQNYIFNLFSKTTESILNLKDNDDSQDNADAALALFYGRFQTILPKAKPVIEQIEAKSYKRQEYDSLLSECHQCYWSQRGLVLGSSVQKSLISVKEKYNGDHCSLVRNSCALLLHASMDEYKLFYEFFSKTSNGLTAYLESLCTSLYDTLRPFIIHINHLETLAEICCILRIEMLDEHVQNNFEPLEGFGNICLQLLHDVQERLVFRAHLYLQSDVLNYNPSPGDLAYPEKLKMMEDIAESIREESRQTKMKKISISSNDDNILEPISRNHIEMDSIYQKTHISNSPADLHGMWYPTVRRTLVCLSRLYRCVDRSVFQSLSQEAISLCVQSIENAKQEIEKRASSLDAELFQIKHLLILREQIAPFQVDFTIKEYSLDFSKVKTAAFGLLEKSSRLFTLSNNALLEFLLEGAPQMKEQLIDSRKHVDNKLKYACQRLIQHATFLLIHPILKLLDKEKLHANNPDASQEHALGNPQDVAAAICEALRIIKFKCPEIQQLMQLYLSNKETEFILFRPVKNNVCAAFTQLYQILSKYYNSEELLLIACPLPEQISVILSSSSLIHGKSTQNNVKKT